A stretch of the Vanacampus margaritifer isolate UIUO_Vmar chromosome 6, RoL_Vmar_1.0, whole genome shotgun sequence genome encodes the following:
- the LOC144054170 gene encoding tetraspanin-18-like — translation MVGDSLHCIKYLMLVFNCSFVVTGLIFLAVGFLVAFGDTDSGNLMKSIMPLKVILYCVFLGGALLFFVGTVGCLGTVRENRCMIIIFFVFITILFIIQLSVGIWAYTQFELSNEDFKRDYENSAYPAYKVMWKEVMNTYRCCAMETAPKKDLAKIHVLKICCDVIYPLTNGGASVDNTNCLDEENEKVTHDGCFKVLFNLRQYYVYGGAALLILVMIFQLLAMSVSICLFRGLRAG, via the exons ATGGTGGGTGACAGTCTACATTGCATCAAGTACCTCATGTTGGTATTCAACTGCTCCTTTGTC GTGACCGGGTTAATATTCCTTGCTGTAGGATTCTTGGTGGCTTTTGGCGACACAGACTCGGGTAATCTGATGAAGTCGATCATGCCGCTCAAAGTAATCCTCTACTGCGTGTTCCTCGGTGGAGCCTTACTCTTCTTTGTGGGCACCGTGGGTTGCTTGGGAACCGTCCGTGAAAATAGGTGCATGATCATCATT TTCTTTGTGTTCATCACCATCCTCTTCATAATACAGCTGTCTGTTGGGATTTGGGCCTACACGCAGTTTGAATTG TCTAATGAAGACTTTAAGAGAGACTACGAGAATTCCGCTTATCCTGCGTACAAAGTAATGTGGAAGGAAGTGATGAATACC TATCGCTGCTGTGCCATGGAAACCGCCCCCAAAAAGGACTTAGCCAAAATTCATGTGCTAAAAATCTGCTGCGACGTGATATATCCGCTTACAAATGGAGGAGCCAGCGTTGACAACACAAATTGTCTCGATGAAGAAAATGAGAAAGTCACACATGAC GGTTGTTTTAAGGTACTCTTCAATTTACGACAATATTACGTCTACGGCGGGGCCGCCTTGTTAATTCTGGTGATGATCTTTCAG CTTCTCGCCATGTCCGTTTCCATATGCCTCTTCAGGGGACTCCGGGCTGGATAG